Within the Ureaplasma urealyticum serovar 8 str. ATCC 27618 genome, the region ACTTAATTTATCTTGACTTAATACTAAGTCAACTTCTTTTGTTTCACTATCTTTAGTTAAAGTTAATTTCAATGATTTTTGGCTTTCGTCTTTTAGTTGAACTGCTGAGGCAAATGTTAATTTAACTTTTGCTGTTTTTGTTTGTGCATTAACTTCGCTAAACTCAACATTACTTACAATTGCTTTATCTTCTTTTGGTGTAGGTGTTGGAGTAGGTTCTGGAGTTGGTGTAGGCGCATTTTCAAAGTCTACTTTTTCTGTTTGATAATTAAAATTCTAAAAATTATCAGTTTTAAGGTAATAAAAAAAGCCCAATTTTGAGCTATTATTAATTTTATTATTTTAACTTTTTAAGTTCTTCTTTTGCTTTAGCTAATTCTTGTTCAAGGTTTTGTTTTTGTGTTTGTTTTTCTTGAACAACTTTTTCTAATTCTTTAACTTTTGCAACATCGTTTTTACCTGCTTTTTCAGTTTTAACAGCGTTTTCAGCTTCTGTTAATGCAGTTGTTGCTTCTTTTACTTTTTTATCTAAATCAGCAACTTTTGCTTCTAATTGTTCTTCTGTTAGAGCAGGAGTATTTGATGGATGATCTCCTTGTTCGTTTCCACCATTTCCATTATTATTTTTGTCTTCAATTAATAATTTACTATTCTTAACTGTATCATTTAAATTGATTTCATTACCATTTAATGTTAATTTAGATAAATTATAAGTACCTTCTTTTAAGTTAGATAACTTCCCACTTAAAGTTTTAGTAGTTTCATCATAGCTTAAATCACTAACTTGAATTGGAGTTGTTTCGCCTTTTTTAGTAACTTCTAAGTTAAATACTTTTTTGTTAGAATCCGCTAATTCTAATTTACTAAAAACTAATGAAACTGTTCCTTCATCTTTTTTGTTTTTATCTTTTGTAAATGTAACATTACTTACAATTGCTTCATCTTTTTTGGGCGTTGGAGTCGGAGTAGGTGATGGTGTAGGTGTGTTTCCAAAGTCTACTTTGTCTGTTTGATAATTAAAATTCTAAAAATTATCAGTTTTAAGGTAATAAAAAATAGCCCAATTTTGAGCTATTTAATTTATTTTTTAGAAAATTTGTAACTAGATAATTATTTTTCAGTTGATCCACCTTCTGTGCTACCTGTTTCAGGTTTTTTAGAAGCTTCTACTTTTAATTCTTTATTTTTAATTTCGTCATTTAAACTAACTTCATTACCATTTAAAGTTAATTTAGTTACTTTATAAGTTCCTTCATTTAACTCATTTAAATCAGCTGTTGCACTTAATTTATCTTCACTTAATACTAAGTCAACTTCTTTTGTTTCACTATCTTTAGTTAAAGTTAATTTTAATGATTTTTGATTTTCATCTTTTAGTTGAACTGCTAAGGTAAATGTTAATTTAACTTTTGCTGTTTTTGCTTGTGCATTAACTTCACTAAATTTAACACTACTTACAACCGCTTCATCTTTTTTAGGTGTGGGTGTTGGTTGTGGAGTTGGAGTTGGTGCAGGCGCATTTTCAAAGTCCACTTTTTCTCTTTGATAATTCAAATTCTAAAAATTATCAATTTTAAACAATAGAAAAAA harbors:
- a CDS encoding DUF1410 domain-containing protein, translated to MDFENAPAPTPTPQPTPTPKKDEAVVSSVKFSEVNAQAKTAKVKLTFTLAVQLKDENQKSLKLTLTKDSETKEVDLVLSEDKLSATADLNELNEGTYKVTKLTLNGNEVSLNDEIKNKELKVEASKKPETGSTEGGSTEK